One Cucumis melo cultivar AY chromosome 8, USDA_Cmelo_AY_1.0, whole genome shotgun sequence genomic window, ACGTTGAGAACGTTGGTAAAGGAAAAAATGATGGGGTTTCGGCTACGAAACGTGTCCAGGCAAAAAAAACGTCTGTAGAAGCTTTGCTGACGTTTTTCTTAAGATCTGCCCATGTTTTTCTATGTGGCGAGAtgaaaattcttgtagtgtCGAGTATTTTGGTTGCTTTATCCTGGGGGGACGTGGCAATACGAAGAACTATTTGTACTCTGAGTAGAGCCGCGAAACGTCATAAAGTTAGCATGTTCTGCTACTCAGACTTTCATttaatagtttttatttttctcgtTCAGTTCAGGCGTTCACAAGTCTGTGCATTTTGTCTAGGCGACCATCAACCAGTGGACCAGTCAACCTCTAATCTAGGTGAACATAATCAAGGCAACTCCAAGCGTCCAAGATTCAGACGCTTAATTGTTTCTTCATTGCAGTGTCCACTACCAATTCAGACATCAAAGGCGCCTGCGTGAGGAGAAGACGACATGTGTCATGCGTAGATTGGTtgaagagtggagaaggtgcacacgtgaagtctttcgaaaatggggaataaaggaatacgctcggttgggattcgaactcacgaccttgaggtgtttacgcgcgtggaagtattgaatcttttttgttatttaccaATTGGTCTCTGATCTTCGATTTACCTGATTTTGTTTGTTCGGACtttgttttaagtgtttttcattgcattgagttcgtaatagagtctagattctaattctgtataaaattataaaaataatgaatatatgcatgatataggtGGAAACAGCCTAGGCTTTCGCGTttttggtagagagagaaaatgttgagagaaaatatgctattgtcatataattttaattgcgtgagagaaggaattaacaaattttgaaatttgaggtttttttatgtcgaaattttttaaatgacacaaaaaaatttgttgataattaacgacgctttaaatgtgtcaagaaaaattaaattgtatcaatagaattgtgtcaataaataattttcaacaacacaattgtacctcaccccatcttttttattttcaacgataCAATTCCTTGATTAGTAGTATCattaaaactcatttttctagtagccgagggagaagagaaatcggagcggccaagattcttcaacgacagtctcttagattggtgggttcgacgACAGTTCCTTAGACAGtgtttgcttgttcgacggtgtgagattagtgggtttgacgacaATCTCTTAGATTTGTAGATGAGTTACATTGTTTTCCgttttttggtagggagagagagaaaaggttgagcaaattgtaaaactctttttgaatgtcgcgcgaagagggaattgaaaatttttgaattttttgtttttttacttcaaaatttatttaatgacacaaagaatttgtcgttaattaacgacactttaaatgtgtcaaaaaaaattgtgacaatagaattgtgtcaataaataatgtgtcacttctattttcaacgacacattttactcctatcctatcctttttttttatttttaacgacacaatgttttgatttgtagtgtcgttaaaacccaaatttgtactagtgatTTTTCTCGTTCAGTTCAGGCGTTCACAAGTCTGTACATTTTGTCTAGGCGACCATCAACCAGTCAACCTCTAATCTAGGTGAACATAATCAAGGCAACTCCAAGCGTCTAAGATTCAGACGCTTAATTGTTGCTTCATTGCAGTGTCCACTACCAATTCTAACAATTGTCAATTGCCAACGCTTTAATGGTTGGATGGTGCTGAAATCTGGTCACAGCCTGTTAGGGACACAGGGGCCCATTTTGAATGGTTGGATCGCGTCATTGAAGCTTTGGTTTGTCTGTAATCACTGCTGAAAGAATGGGTAAAGTTGggtgtttttcatttttttttttttattttctcaaagTGTCGAAGAGTTTTAGTGAGCGGTGACTCTCTGTTTGGTGATTAATTTATGGTGTAGGGGAGTGATATTGTTTGGTTAATTGTGTTGGCTGGGTGTGATCCTAGTTGGTTGATTATATAATATTTGGATACCCCTACTTTTAAACGTAatctaaatattaattttatatttaatttaaagtaAATTTTTCAAAGTGAGAAGAGAATTATCATGTTGAAATTGGAAGGTAGTGCCCAGAACACACTCCTGGAATTTGTAGGAGCCAATGTGAAGGATGAACAATTACTCTCAACTTTTCCATTTCTGAGTAAATGGATGGAATTGCCTATATGAACCCTAGATGgtgaaggagagagagagagagagagagataataACAGCTatccataaataaataaaaaaatttaatagaGAAGAGGCTAATTGCAACCATAAAGAAATTGTAGCAGataattaatcaaataaaaTGTTTAGGAAATGTGATTGTAAACAACTTCATAGATACTTTAAAAACGAAATTGTTACTTGctgaaatttagaaattaaatttaaaagtatagcAATTGAAGTTTATAAAAGTTGAAGGACCAAACAGCAAAAACTTAAACTTACTGAAGTCCGTTTAAAGTTGAAAAAGagacaaaattaaaagttgttTTGGGTATTTGATACAAAGCATAAAGCCAATAAACCATTACCACTATAcgatctcttttctttttctttgtttctctttataatatatatattcaaaaatGAGGGCACCACCACCAAATGCAATCAAGCTCGACGGTCAAATGCAGCTGCTGCCGGAGCCACCCGCGGAGCCATCCCACTCCACTCGTCACTCCGTCCAGACGCTCCTGGTGCTGCTGGCGGCAATCACCATTTTAGGTGTCATTGCTCGAGTTTTTGCTCGCCTCTGCGATGGAGGAACCGACGACATTGAAGGTTGGGTTCAAACAAGGTGCAACAGCTGCATTGACGGCAGCAGCCTCCCTGCTCCGCCGTCGGAAGTGgcggaggaggagaagaagtgAGATCAGGTGTGTAATATAGTAATTTCTAggttatttcttttttaagaaattgGAAAATTTGTGTGATTGTATGGAAATGTAACGTAGCAGAAGAATTTCATGTGCTTTGCTTTCCATCATTTTCCCATTTTTCTTCTATTATTTCCCTTTAAAATGCACTCAGAGacaattttctttaattataattgtttataattcttttaatttaattaatagaCATTAATATCATATAAAGTAAATCTTTtgtaaaacaaatcaaagtttAAACTGCTATAGAtcaaatgtattttaaaaaattaaattaaaaaaaaaaactcaggGTTAAAATTATGAGAAATTGtcctaacaaaaaaaaaaaacattttacaaaatatttaaaaatctaactgtaataaattttgtaggttttattttatataaaataaatagtttgtcgaccttttttatttttgaaaaattcctAGAAGTATTGTATTTTGaaatctaaaaattaaattaaaccttTAAACCCGAGTGAAAACcgaaaatgttttaaaattttgaaaggaTATATTTTAGGGTTATAGGTAGCAAaattgccttttttttttttttaatcaaattgtTACAACCTGCAGATTAAAATGTAATAAGCAACAATGTACATTGACCTGTTCTCTTTGAAAAAATAATACCATTTTGGATCGGGTATTTTGGCATTTATGTCTATTTTATACATTAGAATGTTTATCTGgagctatttttaaatatagtaaaataaactacaacaattataataaatagtaaaattttgaattttattaataatagataCTCATAAACTTCTATTAATGTCTATCAATATGACTCATAGAAGCATATCAACGTCTATCATtgagaatccaaaattttgatatattttgtaaatattttgtcgagtttgtcattttttacaattttcctTTATCTATTTACTTTGATCAATAAAACTTGAATTTAGTATTTACTTCAAAATTTATAcataaaaaaatagtaatatATTGTCATTTTTAGGGCAAATAGCAATTTATAATTGAACTATGGAGTTACATCAATTTTGGACCTCAAACCAATAATTATACCAATTTAAACTCTAAACCCGgaagttgtatcaatttaaaccttaagcttttataaatatatctatTTAAACTCTTAACTTTCgtaaatatatcaatttaaactttaaacctTCAAAAGTATATCTAAACAAAGCataatgaaatatttaaattgataaaattttataagtttagggtttaaatGAATGCACTTTTAAAGTTTTAAGAACTAAATTGAAATAATTAGTTTGGAGTTTGAATTGAAACAATTATTAACCTACGGTTTAAGTTTATACAAGTTTAAAGTTTTgagtataaattgatattttcctttttttagttaaaataaatttttgtcTCTATATTTtggaattatttttattttatctgTGTACTTTCAAATATCTAATTTTAATAATTGTAATTTCAGTAtagaaatttagaaattaaaattggactacttttctttttgaaaGAAACATAAAAGACTAAAAGTATACAATGAAACCCAAATTCAAAGGCAAAATGAGAAAAGGGGAAAAAGAGAAGTTTGGCAGTGAAGGGTCCCCCTAATTTCTTGAACTTTGGTACTTAAAATGCATTTGAATTTCCACTTTTGCAAAAGCTGTCTTCTTTATAATCTTTGATTTCTTAATTTTATTCCTTTTGACAACATGTCACTATTTCAAAGTACTATTGGTTTATTTTACAACTTACAAGGGTACAATACAAATTATGAACTCAACtcattcatcatcatcattcatGTACAATTAAACCCAACCAAAATAAACCACCATCCAATCAAGTCCCAATTGGGTAGTTTTGTTGGTGCAACCTTGAGTCTTTGAACTGTACTACAATGAGCCCATTAGTAATGGCCTGCTTTTACCTTTTTTTATCGTTGGGGTCCAATCATCCATCCCAACAATTGTTATactttgagaaaaaaaaaaaaaaaagttattaaatTCAAgtctttcaaaattaatttttgtgTCTAATCTAtggattttaaaatatattaaatatattgtTAAAAACTTTCAGTTTTGTGTTCATCCCTAAATTTTTAATTGTGTAGTTTAATTTTGCATATAGTTGGTCTTTGAATTATTTAATACTTTTTTAAGTTTACAGGCCTATTAAATACACAATTGAAAGTTTACATTTAGATTAtacataaaaattaattttagatctAATGTAACAAAATATAGTAAGAGCATTTGTTTTGTTTCGTTGTTCaccttcatttttatttttagtattaTTACGATTATTTGAAACTCCAACTtcataaagaagaaagaaaaaaaaggaatacaTCCTAATTACAAGTTATATTTATACTACTCAATCTAATCATTATCATCCGTAGAAAATTAGGTCatggtcttttttttatttataattaaaacttCCATATGGTTTAATAAAATCCTTTCATGATAACGACTATTTATGTAAGAAACCATAAAAGATGATTTTATCAAACCTAGTAGTACTaacttctaaattttaattctcTCAATCATGTGTTcaatattattgttgttataatacttttattaatatattattaagaCCAATTTTTTAATTAACCTAATATTTAAACCAAGTTATATGCATCTTTGAGAGATAATGATTCTGATTGGATCCTCCAACATTAAAATGTGAAAAAATTTATTTCGAGATTTATTTTATAGAACAattgtgagggaaaagagagAGTCATGTCCTGATtgcattattatttttttttttttgacgaATATTCTAAGAtattgttaaactaaaaatcctcctttgaattttgaatgtgAGAACTCCCACAAAAGGATCTTCTACATTTATGCCTCCAATAATGGCTTTCGTAAAATTCAAACTATCTCTCACTTTCTAAGACTTTTGAGCTTTTTCTTTCGCTTTCTTTTGCTTTAAAACACTCCTCCGCTAACATTTGATTCAAGATAAAAGTttgcaaaaaaaataaaaaaagacaaTAAGCGTTAAATAATTAACCAGCATCATAGTTTATACTTAATACATGAGAAAGAAGAGTAACAAACAAGTATCATCATGTGTCATCAGTTTTATTTGTACATACAAAGAACATTTAAGGGGAGGGGAAAAAATTTGAAGAGATCAAGATCATCATCAACTTCTGAAATCAATCTCTTTTGTAACTTCAAACTCTAAAACACAGCAccgaataaaataaattaaatacgATCGTCCATAGATAAGCTATAGGTTTGTACCTGCATTAGCTTCCAGATACCAATTCAGGGACGATAACAGAAAATAAATTGCCTGATCTGGATCATGTTTTCGTTTGAGACTATTGTTTCCTTTCTTCATCTTATCTGTATAAAATATAAACTCCCTTTAGCAGTTGATTCCACACTGTTCGACATCAGGACCAGTTACCCGAGTTGTGAAGGGATCGATCCGAACCCATAAAAGAGAGAAGATTGAGGCAAGGAGGATAGACCATACAACCACAATTGTGGGAGTTCGGTTCTGGCGACCCATCAGACCCTTAAGGAAGGGATACAGATGAATAATCACCCAGAAAGCAAAGAACAGTTTGCCGAAAAGGGGTCCCCAAGATTGATAACCACTGTTGATGGCATAAGAAATTCCAGCAACAACTCCAACTATGTTGATAATTAGGAGAGTAGTTGGGGGAATGAGAAGAGTGGTCCACTTGAACATGTAGAGCTCAGCAAAATCTCCATCTTCGTCGGATGCTTTCGAAGTAACCGTGAAGTTTGTGTCAATTCCCGCAAGAACTTTAAGAAGACCTTGGAAGACAGCAAAAAGATGGGCCGACACACCTCCAATAACCCAGAATTGTTCGTTTCTCCACCATTCATCAATTCCAACACCACTCCATCTCATTTCCAGAATACCGGTAGCAAAGAtggaaagaaagagagagatgaaCCAGATGCTAGCAAGGTTGCTGATCTGTAATGAAAGAACAAACAACAAAATACACATTGATTCAGTGATACTTGAGCAAAAGGATTGTATTTGTAGCACAGTTTTTATAAACTAAATGCATCTTTAACATAGAAATCACTGATTAACTGATGGATTCCAAAAAAAATGTAATCCTTCTTACCTGAGGAATGATAAACTTTCCAGTGAGTAAACATATGGCAGGTAAGGTACAATAGGCAAGAAGAGGAATGGATGTTATTGGATAAATGGTTGTGTTAACATAAGCAAATCTCTCTAGCCATTTCAACCGTCCACCATAACCGTACCACATAGGACAATGCCGACTGAAAAGAATTTCAACTGAACCTAACGCCCACCGAAGCACTTGGTTAAGACGATCAGAAAGATTAATGGGAGCAGATCCTTTAAATGCAGGACGGTCTGGGATGCAATAGATTGATCTCCAGCCACGGGCATGCATCTTGAACCCTGTCAAAATATCTTCTGTGACGGAACCATAGATCCATCCAATCTGCACCACCAAATGTTAACACATCTCTTAGAACAGAAAATTTCATCAAAAAATTATGAGCGCAAACAATTGTTGCTTCCAACGTAAATTAATGGATTTGGAAGGAAATGGATTCATACTTCACTTCCCCAGTCTGTTTTATCCTCGTATCCACAACTGATGACATGAATCGCTTCTTTAAGGAGAGATTCTGGAGTGGCAGATTGCGGCACGCCACCATTTTCCATTAGTGTGGAAGCAACAAATACAGCTGATTGACCAAACCTCTTCTCCAGGCTCATTTGCGACATTAGTAGTGATTTCTCGTCATCAAACCCAGCACCTGGATTGGATGATATATGGAAATTAGTACCCCATTTCAAGGTGCAAAGTAGAACGTTAGACTTGCGTACAGACATCAAGAAGACTAAACAAGTACCAAAAATTAGAATTGGAGAAAGGTAAATAGTTCTCATTTAAAAGTACATTACAAAACTGAACTTACATGGAGAAAGGAGCAACATTATTTTATATTGCTATAAAGGAAAACAAATGCCAACAACTACGCAAATAGAGAGCATAAGCCTGGAAAATACTGCTAAAGCAAATAAATGAAGACTTTACCTTCAACTCCTTCCTCAATATCTTCGAGGTTGAATATTGGCACGGTGGGATCAACATTTTTACTAGATTGCTTCTTGTCAGAATCCTTTCTTTTTGATTTagaacttttctttttcgatttCCCAAAGCAACTGGAGAATACCCCTGGTTTTTTATGCTTGGACTTGAGAGGGGGCTCATAGCCGTACAACGCAGTTCGATTGAAAACACATCCCGTTCCCACATAAACTGGACCTTGGATACCATCCAAGCCTCGAAGATTGATCTATAAGCcacataaaattttaataaattaaatacaGGCGACCAGGACATAGTGAAAGAAAATCTATATAACAAAATACACAAATACTGAACTGCGACTGAAGATATCTAGACAAAACTTACATCAAAGAAAACAGTGTTTCGGTTGGCATATCGATCATTTCTATCAATTCCATCAAACCTCTGAGGAAACTGAACATAGCAAACTGATTTACCAAGATTAGGATCCATCATAAAACACATAGCTTCCCGCAACGCCTTACTGTTGTTTATGTAGTGATCACAATCAAGATTCAACAAGAAGGGTCCATTGGTAAGAACAGCAGATACACGAACCTGAACAGAGGTGAGTCATTCAAAGAAAGATATAGAAGTAAAGAGAAATTGAGAAATTTTCTAAAATCATCTACTCACAAGAGCATTCATAGCACCAGCCTTTTTGTGATGCTGGAAACCAGGACGCTTCTCACGAGAAACATAAACTAAACGTGGAAGCTCGTTACCATCAGTATCAAGTCCTCCACTGTGCCCTAAGAAAACctgaaaatttataaaaaacaGCACAATGAGACTGCAGTAAGTAATAAAAACAAGATTTAAGCAGCAATGAAGAACAATGGGCACTGAGACAGCAGTTTTAATTCCAGATGACGTACAGACCTGTATCATTCCAGGATGATCTCTTGTGTTATTTCCAGGCCATGGGGTACCATCTTGCATGACCCACCCTTCATCAGGAACTTTCTGTGCCTTAGCAACAAGTCCATTAATACGAATTTTAAACTCCTCGTATTCTCTCTGTAACACAGAAGCAAAGTCAGTCAACTATGGGGATGATAAAGGAACTTTAGTGTAACGTAGccatagaaaagaaaataatatggAAGGAATGGGAGTTACTACCTTCATTGCTCTCCGCTCCTTCACAAATGATGGTTGGACCTTGTCCTTTAAGTAATCAATCTTCTGAGCAAAATACCACTCTGGTGCTCGTGGCTCAATGCTGTACTTCTTGCAGAAGGGAACCCATTTTCTAGCAAATTCTGAGGTTTCGGACAAAGCTTCAAATGTTAACATAGCAGCTCCATCGTCAGACACGTAGCAAGAAACTTTATCAACTGGATAGTCCACAGAAAGAATTGATAGGACCGTATTGGCAGTGACAAGGGGAGGTTCTTTCAGAGGGTCGACAGTACTGACAAATATGTCGACAGCAGCCAACTGAGATGGCTCTCCTTCACGATCATATCTGCAAATCACAAATATTTAAGATTAAAATTTCAAGGGAAGGACAAACATAGAAGTGAATTGCTCATAATGAAAGCTAAAACCCAACCTTAGAGCAAGCCTATCAAGATATGTCTCACGATTAACCGGGAGCCACTTGGGGAACTGATCCAAAATCCAAGATATAGCAAACCAAATCTCACAAATCACTGATATTAACCACAGAGCAAAGGCATTTGGAACTGGATTTGTAATCCGATAGTGCAAGAAGATGCAAAGAATAATAAGCCGTAGAACGATGACCATCCTGTAAGGATTAATCCTAGAGGATGGAATAGAAACCTTCCTCGATAGAGGCTGGCGAGCTTCGTCATTTCTGCAATGCCAACAAATGAGAATAACAGTTAGAAAGCAGGTACAAGAAAATAACATTTAGGAGATTATTCGAGTGGAGAGTAGTATCATGCAAAGGTTGATTACTTGAGTATCACTCGCATAGATCGATGGTATTTGAGCCAAAAACATAAAGCCCATTTGCTATTTTGAAAACTTAGAGATAAGAACGTATCCTTCTTCAtgtaaaagaagataaaa contains:
- the LOC103499518 gene encoding uncharacterized protein LOC103499518, which produces MRAPPPNAIKLDGQMQLLPEPPAEPSHSTRHSVQTLLVLLAAITILGVIARVFARLCDGGTDDIEGWVQTRCNSCIDGSSLPAPPSEVAEEEKK
- the LOC103499517 gene encoding cellulose synthase A catalytic subunit 3 [UDP-forming]-like, producing MEVDTNPGKPSKQIGGGQVCQICSDSVGTTADGEPFVACDVCAFPVCRPCYEYERKDGNQSCPQCKTKYKWHKGSPPVNGEAVEDGDGNGVGGAQERHHKMPERTLSWDTNYDKEGSFNHIPLLTTGRSVSGELSAASPERLSMASPESGSRANYRIMDQSRDSGSARFGNVAWKERIDSWKVKQDKSVPPMSVSHAPSEGRGGADFDASTDVVIDDSLLNDEARQPLSRKVSIPSSRINPYRMVIVLRLIILCIFLHYRITNPVPNAFALWLISVICEIWFAISWILDQFPKWLPVNRETYLDRLALRYDREGEPSQLAAVDIFVSTVDPLKEPPLVTANTVLSILSVDYPVDKVSCYVSDDGAAMLTFEALSETSEFARKWVPFCKKYSIEPRAPEWYFAQKIDYLKDKVQPSFVKERRAMKREYEEFKIRINGLVAKAQKVPDEGWVMQDGTPWPGNNTRDHPGMIQVFLGHSGGLDTDGNELPRLVYVSREKRPGFQHHKKAGAMNALVRVSAVLTNGPFLLNLDCDHYINNSKALREAMCFMMDPNLGKSVCYVQFPQRFDGIDRNDRYANRNTVFFDINLRGLDGIQGPVYVGTGCVFNRTALYGYEPPLKSKHKKPGVFSSCFGKSKKKSSKSKRKDSDKKQSSKNVDPTVPIFNLEDIEEGVEGAGFDDEKSLLMSQMSLEKRFGQSAVFVASTLMENGGVPQSATPESLLKEAIHVISCGYEDKTDWGSEIGWIYGSVTEDILTGFKMHARGWRSIYCIPDRPAFKGSAPINLSDRLNQVLRWALGSVEILFSRHCPMWYGYGGRLKWLERFAYVNTTIYPITSIPLLAYCTLPAICLLTGKFIIPQISNLASIWFISLFLSIFATGILEMRWSGVGIDEWWRNEQFWVIGGVSAHLFAVFQGLLKVLAGIDTNFTVTSKASDEDGDFAELYMFKWTTLLIPPTTLLIINIVGVVAGISYAINSGYQSWGPLFGKLFFAFWVIIHLYPFLKGLMGRQNRTPTIVVVWSILLASIFSLLWVRIDPFTTRVTGPDVEQCGINC